Below is a window of Candidatus Zixiibacteriota bacterium DNA.
ACATCCCCCGTATCAAGAAGAAACTGCTCACTCTGGCCAATGTCGGCCTTGGCTACATCCATCTCGGTCAGCAGGCGACCACGCTCTCAGGCGGTGAAGCCCAGCGGGTCAAACTTGCTACCGAGCTTTCCAAACTGGCCACGGGGCGAACGCTGTATATCCTCGATGAACCGACCACCGGGCTGCACTTTGAAGACATTCGCATGTTGCTCGGTGTGCTCGAAGAACTGGTTGATCGTGGTAACACGGTGCTTGTTATCGAACACAATCTTGATGTCATCAAGACGGCCGACTGGGTGATCGACCTCGGTCCCGAAGGCGGCGACGACGGTGGAAGGATTCTTGCTGCCGGTACGCCGGAGGATGTGTCTTATGTCGGCAAGTCCTACACCGGCCAGTATCTCAAGCCGGTGCTGGGGGTGCAGGTGGGCCGAGCGAAACCCGCTGTGGTGAAGACTCCGCTGGGTACGTAATACTACTCTCCACCCATCTCCAAGTTTGCCACAGTTATCCGTTTGTCAATCAGGTCCATTGTTTGTCACCCCCGCGATGGCGGGGGTCCATCTTCCGATTGGAGCAGGCAGCACCACGGATGGATTCCCGCCTTCGCGGGAATGACTGGTCGCGCGCCCAGCAGACCGGCCAACAACACACTCCGCCGCAAACAAGGTTTGAGACGGCCACCCGAGGCGCTTTGAAACCCGGACGAACGTCCGGGCCACCCAGTCCCCGCTTGGAGCCCCGCTAAACCGATCCCGGTAACCAGCCGATTAATAACATGATAACCGATAGTTCGGCCCGGCGACAGATACGCCCGGCAGAATCGTCGATGTTGTGTCAGGTCTTGAGCCCCGGCGAAGGCGGGGCAGGTGGCCCACAGCTTGCTGTGGGGTTCGTGGGATGTTGCGCTGGGTCCTTTGCCCCGCCACAGGCGGGGGATGAGACCCTGCGCGTTGGTGACGAGCAGGGTCGCACTCCTCCGCGGCGGACCAGGACCCTGCTGAACGGTCCGAATGTCAGGACCACAAGGGGTCCCGACCTACTGGATGATGAAATTGTCAGGACCACAAGGGTTTCCGACCCACCAGATTCGGCAATGTATATGAACGAGCCACTGAAAAAAGAAATTGGCTTTATCCTAAAAGACCTCCTCAAAGTGGTCAAAGTCGTTTCCATGTACCCGGCCGACAATCCGCTGCCTCAGTCGATGAGGCTGTCGTTCGCCGAAAAGCTGGTCAGTATTGTCGAAGAATACGGCGCTTTCCGAATCCGCGTCACCAAGGGTGTGCTGGAATATGAAGGCGAGGAGGTCTACGAGGACAAGTCCAAAGAAGAATCACTGGCTGCTCTGTTTTTCGAGACCGGGATCACCGAGTTCGAATTCCGGCCCGGTCTTGAAGTCGACGACGTTTACAAACTTCTGGACGCGGTGCGGACCTACCTGAACACACCCGGACGCACCGAGGACCTTGTCGGGTTGATTTGGGAGGCGGGTATATCCGGCTTTGTAATCGAGACGCTCGAAGATGTGGCTCTTTCGGACTACGACTCCGGATTCGATGTCAACGAGTACCTGGAGCAAGGCGATCGTCAATCCACCGGCGGCGGTCAGTTCGGATTTGAGGACAACGAGAAGTATACGCAGATATTCGCCCAAAGTGATGCCGGTACGACGTCAATAGAACAAGCTTCATTAGGCGACAGTGGGGAACTTTCGGAGTTACCGGTGGGCCATGACGCTTCGATCATGGCCGCACCGGACTCCGGCGCCGGCGGCTATCCGGTGGGTGCCGATGAGGATCAAACCTCATTCGATGCCGTCGAGGCGGCGCCCGGTACCGACGATGGCGCGGGGATACCCATCGAAGTAGCCCGCGCCCTCGGTCTGAGCGCACCGTCCGGCGATGCCCCGTCCCCGCCCACCTCGACCCTGCCCAACACGACCCTGCAAATGAACGATCGGTTCAGCATGTCCGAAGAAGAAGCCGGTATCGTTCAGGAGATGCTTATCGATGATGCCGACTTTGATCCGCATGAGTCGACTTTGGAACTGGCCAAAGAGGTGCTCTTTCTGGAACCGGATCTGCCCGGGTTCGATGAGACCGTCACGATTTGCGAGAAAATAATCAACGAATTCGTGGCCGCCGGAAAACTGATCAACGCCGGTAGTCTGTTGGCTCACCTGAAAACGCTTGAGGAAAAACTAAGGCAGAAGAAACCGGCCTGGTCGGTCCGACTGATTGAGGCCGGTGTCACAGCCGGTAGTCGCGAACGGCTGGCGGTACTGGCGGAATCGATGAACGCTCATCCGGAGGTGGGTGTGTCCGAGATCAAGAAGTATCTTGACAATTTGGGCTGGGAATCGCTTAGCGGTATCACCGATCTTATGGGAGAGTTTGAGCACCATCTGCATCGGGAAGCCCTCAAGGATTATCTTACCGCGCGGGGACAAGATAATATCGACATCGTAGCCAAGGGCGTGTTTGACAAACGCTGGCAGGTGGTCCGCAATTCGGTGACGATCCTGGCCCGAATCGGTGATGCCAGGGCGCTCAGGTATCTCGAGCGCGTAGTAGAGCATGAGGAGCCGCAAGTGCGCATGGAGTTGGTAACGGCGCTCAAGAGCAGCCCGACGTCAGAGTCGTTGGGCCTGCTCAAGACACTGGTAGCCGATTCCGATCGGGCCATCCGCGGTTTGGCCGTCGAAGCCATCGTTGCCCGTCGCGGTGAGGATGCTTTTGGAGTTATCGGCGAGGTGATCGATGACAACAGCTTTGCATCGTTGGATGGGACCGAGCAGCAGTCGTTGTTGAACGCCTACTCAAGACTCGGTGGTGAGCAGGCGGTCGGCTACTTATCGCAGTTGATACTGCGCTTCAACCTGTTCGGTGATACTCGCCAGTCGCTCTTTCGCACGGCTGCTTTCGAGGCGCTCTCCTACAATCATAGTGAACGGTCGGAACGTTTGCTGGTCAAGCTGACTTCAAGTTGGCGACCGTCGATTCGCAAGCAGGCCGTTTACACGCTGCAACGTCGCCGTGAGAACATATACGGGGAAGATCAATGACTACCCTGACCGACCAGCAACAGGCCCGGACACTTGGCGGGCAACTCGAACAGCACCTGCTGACCGCCTTCTTTGTCGTCTACAAGACGGCTCGCATAATCGATGAAAACAACCGTACCTTCATCCGCCAGTGCCAGGCTTTTCACAAGTATCTCAAACAGATTTCGAAGGACTCCGGGAGTGTGGCCATCAAGACGGTCTCGGGACGGTATTTCGTCAATGAGCGGATGGTGCGTTTTGACGACACCGGGCTGTCCGGCGCCATGGCCGTGGTACGCGAGTGGAAAGCGGTTGGACTGGGCGGGGTGGTACTGGCAGACGGCATTGAGGAAGGTGATGCCGGCCGTTTGTTCAAGTTCATGTCGGAAATCAAACCGGGTTCGGACAATATCGATGAGTTGTCGGCGCGACTGAAGGCGGCCCAACTGGCCCACGTGAAACTCCTGTCGGCAAAAGAGGTCAACGCCGAACATTCAAACACCACCGAAGAGGTTCGACGTGAGTTTCGTTCGGCAGCCCGGGCCAATTTCTTCAGGGCCATGAACGTAGTCGAGGAAACCGTAGTCGGGCTTTCCGAACACAAAGAGGTCAATGTTTCCAAAACCAAGCGTGTCGTCCACACCCTGATCGATCACATAGTGCGCGACGAGTCATCGTTGATCGAGTTAACGGCTATTCGTGATTACGACGACTACACCTATGCTCACTCGGTGAATGTCTGCGTCTATGCTCTTACCCTGGGTGTGCGCCTGGGTTTGGATCGGCCTCGTTTGGCTCAATTGGGATTTGCTGCTATCTTCCATGATGCCGGTAAGGTCAAGCTGCCCACCGACCTGATCCGAAAGCCGGATAAGTTTGATGAGGACGACTGGCTTCAGATGCAACGTCATCCCTTGTTGGGAGCCAAGACGATTATGCGAAGTCTCAAACTCGACGTTCATACGGCGCGTGCCGCCCGGGGCGCTTTCGAGCATCAT
It encodes the following:
- a CDS encoding HD domain-containing protein, translated to MTTLTDQQQARTLGGQLEQHLLTAFFVVYKTARIIDENNRTFIRQCQAFHKYLKQISKDSGSVAIKTVSGRYFVNERMVRFDDTGLSGAMAVVREWKAVGLGGVVLADGIEEGDAGRLFKFMSEIKPGSDNIDELSARLKAAQLAHVKLLSAKEVNAEHSNTTEEVRREFRSAARANFFRAMNVVEETVVGLSEHKEVNVSKTKRVVHTLIDHIVRDESSLIELTAIRDYDDYTYAHSVNVCVYALTLGVRLGLDRPRLAQLGFAAIFHDAGKVKLPTDLIRKPDKFDEDDWLQMQRHPLLGAKTIMRSLKLDVHTARAARGAFEHHISPDNSGYPRLPDRKRPVNLFSRIISIVDSFDALTSGRIYIKKAIPADEVLRKMHFQMHAKFDAFLLKLFTDVVGIYPAGSLVLLSTDEVALILTNSETDRNRPYVKIIGNQQGPLSEPEWADLSLPEESARVVVRLIDPERYGLNTRDLILRD
- a CDS encoding HEAT repeat domain-containing protein, with the translated sequence MNEPLKKEIGFILKDLLKVVKVVSMYPADNPLPQSMRLSFAEKLVSIVEEYGAFRIRVTKGVLEYEGEEVYEDKSKEESLAALFFETGITEFEFRPGLEVDDVYKLLDAVRTYLNTPGRTEDLVGLIWEAGISGFVIETLEDVALSDYDSGFDVNEYLEQGDRQSTGGGQFGFEDNEKYTQIFAQSDAGTTSIEQASLGDSGELSELPVGHDASIMAAPDSGAGGYPVGADEDQTSFDAVEAAPGTDDGAGIPIEVARALGLSAPSGDAPSPPTSTLPNTTLQMNDRFSMSEEEAGIVQEMLIDDADFDPHESTLELAKEVLFLEPDLPGFDETVTICEKIINEFVAAGKLINAGSLLAHLKTLEEKLRQKKPAWSVRLIEAGVTAGSRERLAVLAESMNAHPEVGVSEIKKYLDNLGWESLSGITDLMGEFEHHLHREALKDYLTARGQDNIDIVAKGVFDKRWQVVRNSVTILARIGDARALRYLERVVEHEEPQVRMELVTALKSSPTSESLGLLKTLVADSDRAIRGLAVEAIVARRGEDAFGVIGEVIDDNSFASLDGTEQQSLLNAYSRLGGEQAVGYLSQLILRFNLFGDTRQSLFRTAAFEALSYNHSERSERLLVKLTSSWRPSIRKQAVYTLQRRRENIYGEDQ